Proteins encoded within one genomic window of Lagenorhynchus albirostris chromosome 9, mLagAlb1.1, whole genome shotgun sequence:
- the LOC132525973 gene encoding guanine nucleotide exchange factor subunit RIC1-like has translation MYPLIHPSTHPSIHPSIHPSIHPSIHPSTHPSTHPSIHPSIPPSTHPSTHPSIHPSIHPSIHLPIHPPIHPYTHPSTHPSIHPPIHPSTHPPTHPSTHPSIHPSIHPSTHPHTHPSIHPSTHPSTHPPTHPPIYPPIHPSIHPSIHPPIHPLTHPSIHPSIHPPIYLSTHPPTHLLTHPSIHPSTHPSIHPSIHHPSIIYPPMHPLIHPSTHPSIHPPIHPSTHPSIHPS, from the coding sequence ATGTATCCACTCATTcacccatctacccacccatccatccacccatccatccatccatccatccatccatccatccatccatctacccatccatccacccatccatccatccacccatccatccctccatccacccatccatccacccatccatccatccatccatccatccatccatccatccatctacccatccacccacccatccacccatatacacatccatccactcacccatccatccatccacccatccatccatctacccatccacccacccatccatccactcacccatccatccatccatctatccacccatccacccatccacacacccatccatccatccatccatccacccacccatctacccatccacccacccatccacccatctacccacccatccatccatccatccacccatccatccatccacccatccatccactcacccatccatccatccatccatccatccatccacccatctacctatccacccacccacccacccatctactcacccatccatccatccacccatccacccatccatccatccatccatctatccatcatccatccatcatttaCCCACCTATGCATCCACTCATTcacccatctacccacccatccatccacccacccatccatccatccacccacccatccatccacccatcc